GCAAGGTTGCCAGGGCGCGGGTAAAGAGACCGGTGCCGCAGCCGAGGTCGGCCCATTTTTGGGGGCGGGTGTTGTCAAGAGGGCCTAGAAGGGTGATGGCGTTCTGAAGTGTCATCTTCTTTTTTCTCTCAAAGCGTGTCTCTGCGTCCGGATCAGTATTGTAAAGGGTTCATCTTAGTGTGACGTATGCGGATGATTCGGATTTCCTTTTCTTTGATGCGGTAAGCAATACGATAATGGTGTTTTTCAAAAGCCCTCCAGGTGCCGTCATTGTCTATCTTGTATTTATCTGGAGGATGGGATTCCGGCTGGGAAGGGAGTTTACGGGTAAGGGATACTATATCGTTCCTCACTTTATTGGCACTCCGTGGAGAACCGGCCTTGATATATTCGTAGATTTCCTT
This sequence is a window from Dinghuibacter silviterrae. Protein-coding genes within it:
- a CDS encoding type II toxin-antitoxin system RelE/ParE family toxin, yielding MVKELRKVVWNEDVRQQLKEIYEYIKAGSPRSANKVRNDIVSLTRKLPSQPESHPPDKYKIDNDGTWRAFEKHHYRIAYRIKEKEIRIIRIRHTKMNPLQY